One genomic window of Bacillota bacterium LX-D includes the following:
- the metA gene encoding homoserine O-succinyltransferase: MPIRIPDNLPAAEILTRENIFVMTEGRAMHQDIRPLKIAILNLMPTKIITETQLLRLIGNTPIQVDVELLHPKTHVSKNTPEEHLTNFYKTFDEVKDDKFDGLIITGAPVEQLEFDEVSYWKEIQKIMEWSTRNVYSTFHTCWAAQAGLYYHYGIKKYPLQKKMFGIFSHKVNKPNAMLVRGFDDVFAAPHSRHTEVRRKDIEKVPQLQILSESEEAGIYLLKTAGGRQVFVTGHPEYDPLTLKAEYDRDRARGLDVEIPKNYYPEDDPSKPPIVSWRGHANLLFSNWLNYYVYQETPFDLNNLK, translated from the coding sequence TTGCCCATTAGAATACCAGATAACCTACCGGCGGCTGAAATTTTAACAAGAGAGAACATTTTTGTTATGACTGAAGGAAGGGCAATGCATCAGGATATTAGGCCCTTAAAAATTGCTATTCTAAATCTTATGCCTACAAAAATCATAACAGAAACTCAGCTCTTGCGCTTAATTGGCAATACTCCAATTCAGGTAGATGTAGAATTGCTGCATCCCAAAACTCATGTATCAAAAAACACACCTGAAGAACACTTGACAAACTTTTATAAAACCTTTGATGAAGTTAAGGATGATAAATTTGACGGATTGATTATAACTGGTGCTCCCGTTGAACAACTGGAATTTGATGAAGTTTCATATTGGAAGGAAATCCAGAAAATCATGGAATGGAGTACTCGTAATGTTTATTCCACTTTTCATACCTGCTGGGCTGCCCAGGCAGGTCTATACTACCATTATGGTATAAAAAAATATCCTTTGCAGAAAAAAATGTTCGGAATATTTTCTCATAAAGTAAATAAGCCTAACGCTATGCTGGTAAGAGGATTTGATGATGTTTTTGCTGCTCCCCATTCCAGGCATACTGAGGTTCGCAGGAAAGATATTGAAAAAGTTCCCCAGCTCCAAATTCTTTCTGAGTCAGAGGAGGCAGGCATTTATCTACTGAAAACAGCTGGAGGAAGACAGGTTTTTGTAACGGGCCATCCAGAGTATGATCCTCTAACATTAAAAGCCGAATACGACAGAGACAGAGCAAGGGGACTTGATGTGGAAATACCAAAAAACTATTACCCTGAAGACGATCCCAGTAAGCCTCCAATTGTAAGCTGGAGGGGACATGCCAATTTACTTTTTTCAAATTGGTTGAATTATT
- a CDS encoding ABC transporter ATP-binding protein, producing the protein MVNGVGMITLNELSREFTDQSKNKILALDKVSIEINPGEFLSIVGPSGCGKSTMLRIIGGLDKPTNGSVLLDGIPVQGPSYERGMVFQDPTLFPWLNVHDNIAAGLVARKVYKAKKDDVAEYIELVGLKGFEKAYPHHLSGGMEQRAAIARSLVNHPKVLLLDEPLGALDAFTRMYMQDELLRIWQERQNTMILVTHDIDEAVYLSDKILIMSPRPGRVSNIINVNLPHKRKRNSPDFLNLRNKILEMLHFVKEDEPLSYYL; encoded by the coding sequence ATGGTAAATGGAGTAGGTATGATCACCTTGAATGAGTTGAGCCGTGAATTTACAGACCAGAGCAAAAATAAAATTTTGGCCCTTGACAAGGTCAGCATAGAAATCAACCCGGGTGAATTTTTGTCTATTGTAGGCCCTAGTGGATGTGGCAAGTCTACCATGCTTCGGATTATTGGTGGACTTGACAAGCCAACGAACGGGAGTGTACTACTGGATGGAATTCCCGTCCAGGGACCCAGTTATGAACGAGGGATGGTATTCCAGGACCCAACCCTTTTTCCTTGGTTAAATGTACACGATAATATTGCCGCAGGTCTTGTTGCTAGAAAGGTATATAAAGCTAAAAAAGATGACGTAGCAGAATATATTGAACTTGTCGGGCTAAAAGGATTTGAAAAGGCTTACCCTCACCATTTGTCAGGAGGTATGGAACAGCGTGCGGCCATTGCCAGGTCACTGGTGAATCATCCTAAAGTGCTTCTGCTGGACGAACCCTTAGGCGCTTTGGATGCCTTTACGCGCATGTATATGCAGGATGAACTCTTACGAATTTGGCAGGAACGCCAAAATACAATGATTTTAGTTACGCATGATATTGACGAGGCAGTTTATCTTAGTGACAAGATATTGATCATGTCTCCCCGACCTGGACGTGTATCCAATATAATCAATGTGAATCTGCCCCATAAAAGAAAACGTAATAGTCCAGATTTTCTTAACCTACGGAATAAGATACTAGAAATGCTTCATTTTGTTAAAGAAGATGAGCCGCTTAGTTATTATTTATAA
- a CDS encoding ABC transporter substrate-binding protein: MKKNNIMIVALLLVLTLVLSACGSKATENGIKQTEGTNSGQQRQNQELVKVTLGTYNGTCEAPLYVGVENGIFKKYGLDVTLVNINAETLKEGLASGKIDGAQISPGLFKAIEQGMDIKLTNGIHTGCIQGVVAKNSPIQGVKDLKGKKVGIDSIGGVPMVLLSIDLGKAGIDPKKDVDWRVYPQVQLQQALEKGEIDAFVAWDPYGALAISGGKARKIFGNTNKQPGVKDNYCCYTGVSGKLAKEKPEVAKKITAAWAEATQWVQEHPQEAAKIAVDKKYVSSGSEVENSKLLGDYEFLANKAKAKIDFENTLNAMKTQGILDPGTNIKKLVQDTFLD, encoded by the coding sequence ATGAAGAAGAATAATATAATGATTGTAGCTCTTCTACTGGTCCTTACCTTAGTGCTCTCGGCTTGCGGCAGCAAGGCCACAGAAAACGGGATTAAACAAACGGAGGGCACAAACAGCGGTCAGCAGAGACAAAATCAAGAACTGGTAAAGGTTACCCTGGGGACATACAATGGTACATGTGAAGCACCTTTATATGTTGGTGTGGAAAATGGCATCTTTAAGAAATATGGTTTGGATGTTACATTGGTGAACATCAATGCTGAAACTCTCAAAGAAGGTTTAGCCTCAGGCAAAATCGATGGTGCCCAAATATCTCCTGGTTTGTTTAAAGCCATTGAGCAAGGAATGGACATAAAATTAACTAATGGTATACACACTGGATGTATCCAGGGCGTTGTAGCTAAAAATTCTCCCATCCAAGGTGTTAAAGACTTAAAGGGGAAAAAGGTGGGAATCGACTCCATCGGAGGTGTTCCTATGGTACTGCTATCCATTGATTTAGGTAAAGCAGGCATAGATCCTAAGAAGGATGTCGATTGGAGGGTATATCCTCAAGTTCAACTGCAACAGGCTCTTGAAAAAGGGGAGATAGATGCCTTTGTTGCTTGGGATCCATATGGTGCTTTGGCAATTTCAGGAGGTAAAGCACGGAAAATATTTGGTAACACTAATAAGCAACCTGGCGTAAAAGATAACTATTGTTGCTACACTGGGGTAAGCGGTAAGTTGGCCAAAGAAAAACCCGAGGTTGCAAAAAAAATCACGGCTGCATGGGCTGAGGCAACCCAATGGGTACAGGAGCATCCTCAAGAGGCTGCTAAGATAGCGGTAGACAAAAAATATGTAAGCAGTGGTAGCGAAGTGGAAAATAGCAAACTATTGGGTGATTATGAGTTTCTAGCCAATAAGGCAAAAGCAAAAATAGATTTTGAAAATACGCTAAATGCTATGAAAACCCAGGGTATACTCGATCCCGGTACCAATATAAAGAAACTTGTTCAGGATACATTTTTAGATTAA
- a CDS encoding ABC transporter permease subunit, producing MKKSFNFNILLPLLALVTTLLISKLIPDSAVGYGSIMWTPLLAGATLIFSLLIIFSLKFSRLYKVLEHKSPLLAVAILFLTLWEFLTAKTAILPLPYFPAPGQVIDVLVTDWKLLSTSAYYSLKMLLTGYVLGALAGLITGILIGWSKKCNYWLAPLQKIIGPIPATAWIPIAMTLFPTSFTASVFILALAVWFPVTVMTSSGIANVNKSYFEMAQTLGADKTYLIFRVALPAALPNIFIGLFMGLGMSFVTLIVAEMLGVKAGLGWYINWAQGWAEYKKVYASLVVMALIFSTIITLLFKIRDRVLIWQKGLIKW from the coding sequence ATGAAGAAAAGTTTTAATTTTAATATCTTACTTCCATTACTAGCACTAGTTACAACCTTATTAATTAGTAAACTAATTCCAGACAGTGCTGTAGGATACGGATCAATAATGTGGACACCCCTGCTTGCTGGGGCAACATTGATTTTTAGCTTACTCATAATATTTTCATTGAAGTTTAGCCGTTTGTATAAAGTGCTAGAACATAAATCACCCCTGCTTGCGGTAGCTATCTTATTCTTGACCTTATGGGAATTCTTAACCGCCAAAACTGCAATACTTCCATTGCCATATTTTCCTGCCCCCGGTCAGGTGATTGATGTGCTTGTAACGGATTGGAAACTGCTTTCTACAAGTGCGTATTATTCGTTGAAAATGCTGTTGACAGGATATGTTTTGGGAGCATTAGCGGGTTTGATAACTGGGATATTGATCGGGTGGAGCAAAAAGTGCAACTATTGGCTTGCACCATTGCAGAAAATTATCGGACCCATTCCGGCTACTGCATGGATTCCTATTGCTATGACCTTATTTCCTACAAGTTTTACGGCTAGTGTATTTATACTTGCACTGGCAGTATGGTTTCCCGTGACGGTAATGACCAGTTCAGGCATAGCTAATGTAAATAAATCGTATTTTGAAATGGCACAAACTTTAGGGGCAGATAAGACTTATCTAATATTTAGGGTTGCGCTGCCAGCTGCACTTCCTAATATTTTTATCGGCTTATTCATGGGGTTGGGCATGTCCTTTGTAACCCTAATAGTAGCCGAAATGCTGGGAGTAAAAGCGGGATTAGGTTGGTATATTAACTGGGCTCAAGGGTGGGCAGAATACAAGAAGGTTTATGCGAGTCTTGTAGTAATGGCTTTGATTTTTTCAACAATTATTACACTGTTGTTTAAAATTCGGGATAGAGTATTAATCTGGCAAAAGGGGTTGATCAAATGGTAA